The Pseudomonadota bacterium genome has a segment encoding these proteins:
- a CDS encoding DUF2191 domain-containing protein, which translates to MRTTIDIPDVLARKAKRLAAARNTTLGALIEESLRERLGETADSVPPPRRGIRWVTVDGGLPAGLDMSNREALRRWLSENPA; encoded by the coding sequence ATGAGGACCACGATCGATATTCCGGACGTGCTGGCCCGCAAAGCGAAGCGGCTGGCGGCGGCGCGGAACACGACGTTGGGGGCGCTGATCGAGGAGAGCCTGCGCGAACGGCTCGGCGAGACGGCCGACAGCGTACCGCCGCCGAGGCGGGGTATCCGGTGGGTGACGGTCGACGGCGGGTTGCCCGCGGGCCTCGACATGTCGAATCGCGAGGCGCTCCGGCGCTGGTTGAGCGAGAACCCTGCTTGA
- a CDS encoding flagellar biosynthetic protein FliQ, translating into MIPADLYDVARQGLVLAVAVSLPLLGAALLASILSGALQSLTRLSEPAITQVSRILAVLACAVAAGPWIAGEVKQFAAQTFALIHELAR; encoded by the coding sequence ATGATCCCGGCCGATCTGTATGACGTCGCGCGCCAGGGCCTCGTGCTCGCGGTCGCGGTGTCGCTGCCGCTCCTCGGCGCCGCGCTGCTCGCGTCGATCCTGTCCGGCGCGCTCCAGAGCCTGACACGCCTGTCTGAGCCCGCGATCACGCAGGTTTCCAGGATCCTCGCCGTGCTGGCCTGCGCCGTCGCGGCCGGCCCGTGGATCGCCGGCGAGGTGAAGCAGTTTGCGGCGCAGACGTTCGCGCTGATCCACGAGCTGGCGAGGTGA
- the lpxI gene encoding UDP-2,3-diacylglucosamine diphosphatase LpxI (LpxI, functionally equivalent to LpxH, replaces it in LPS biosynthesis in a minority of bacteria.), which yields MIGIVAGRGDYPIALHDALCARGEGTAIACLAGQADPGRFEGAASVRTFPLGALSSIARYFLSCGAGVAYMAGGVERRGALLFARPDLGALALLPAALFGRDDRLLRAVASRFEARGVRIGDPRPVLGDAIPEAGHLAGPPLAGSARADLLVARDHARRVGARGRGQAVVAFRGRVSGTEDRRGTDALLAAAPGPGAVLAKVAVPGQDERFDLPAIGPSTIRIAAAVRLAAIGIEAGRSLVLSRPRVVELCGAYGISLVGL from the coding sequence ATGATCGGGATCGTCGCCGGTCGGGGTGACTACCCGATCGCGCTGCACGACGCGCTTTGCGCCCGGGGCGAGGGGACGGCGATCGCGTGCCTCGCCGGGCAGGCGGATCCGGGCCGGTTCGAGGGGGCGGCGTCCGTCCGGACGTTCCCGCTCGGGGCGCTCTCGTCCATCGCCCGGTACTTCCTTTCGTGCGGCGCGGGCGTCGCGTACATGGCGGGCGGCGTCGAGCGGAGGGGCGCGCTCCTCTTCGCGCGGCCGGATCTCGGGGCGCTCGCGCTCCTCCCCGCCGCGCTCTTCGGCCGCGACGATCGGCTGTTGCGGGCCGTCGCGAGCCGCTTCGAGGCTCGCGGCGTCCGCATCGGCGACCCGCGGCCGGTCCTCGGCGACGCGATCCCGGAAGCCGGGCACCTCGCCGGGCCGCCGCTCGCAGGGAGCGCGCGAGCCGATCTGCTCGTCGCCCGGGACCACGCGCGGCGCGTCGGGGCGAGGGGCCGGGGGCAGGCCGTCGTCGCCTTCCGCGGCCGCGTGAGCGGGACCGAGGACCGCCGCGGCACGGACGCGCTGCTCGCGGCTGCGCCGGGACCTGGCGCCGTGCTCGCGAAGGTCGCGGTCCCGGGACAGGACGAGCGGTTCGATCTCCCGGCCATCGGCCCGTCGACGATCCGGATCGCCGCGGCGGTCCGCCTCGCCGCGATCGGGATCGAGGCCGGCCGCTCGCTCGTCCTCTCGCGCCCCCGCGTCGTCGAGCTGTGCGGCGCGTATGGGATCTCGCTCGTCGGGCTGTGA
- a CDS encoding zinc-ribbon domain-containing protein codes for MKFVCEQCQSKYTIADEKVRGKVLKIRCVKCKNIIEVREAGVQPKSPAPAGAPRPRPPAPPPSPKPRTGLEDRFAASFKGAGGKPGGGPKAAGTPGLFQAVKKSAAKMDVDESALPIWFVAIDNTPVGPVSARAVHKHQKARKVNDDSLVWKEGMADWIRLRQCKDLIGLLARLDIEASLGGPAEAAAAEKPAPKLGLFADQGPAAKAPVESPLRGRSLGVPTDRAPEPEPERKASMPAPAPAPAPVGGGIAQLPAPPKPKENIEDDFFGGMESALSSIQSITPPRPTGGDRWVKVAAIGFFGVAVAVLVFIMFFSDGSAERQVVERVVERVVEVEKEKIVYRDRDNDPIALGSSDVEAGDGDKKGGKTAKSKGPDKTGAGETPEEKKRRLLEQLGMGGTGADPTLVGGGSSAGDTGSGGGKALSDKDFSSAVGKNKGSLQTCYEQSMKKGETPDDRDIKVLVKLTVGGSGMVKSAVVGGPGAAYPGLKSCIERSARKWIFPASSGESVAEFPFLFTAK; via the coding sequence ATGAAATTCGTCTGCGAGCAATGCCAGTCGAAGTACACGATCGCGGACGAGAAGGTGCGCGGCAAGGTCCTGAAGATCCGCTGCGTCAAGTGCAAGAACATCATCGAGGTGCGCGAGGCGGGCGTCCAGCCGAAGAGCCCTGCGCCGGCCGGCGCGCCCAGGCCCCGCCCCCCGGCGCCGCCCCCGAGCCCGAAGCCGCGCACCGGGCTCGAGGACAGGTTCGCCGCGTCGTTCAAGGGCGCGGGCGGGAAGCCCGGCGGCGGGCCGAAGGCGGCGGGAACCCCCGGTCTCTTCCAGGCGGTGAAGAAGTCCGCCGCGAAGATGGACGTCGACGAGTCCGCGCTCCCGATCTGGTTCGTCGCCATCGACAACACGCCGGTCGGGCCCGTCTCCGCGCGCGCCGTGCACAAGCACCAGAAGGCGCGGAAGGTCAACGACGACTCCCTCGTGTGGAAGGAGGGGATGGCGGACTGGATCCGCCTGCGCCAGTGCAAGGATCTCATCGGCCTGCTCGCGCGGCTCGACATCGAGGCCTCCCTCGGCGGACCTGCGGAGGCGGCCGCGGCCGAGAAGCCCGCGCCAAAGCTCGGGCTGTTCGCCGACCAGGGGCCGGCCGCGAAGGCGCCCGTCGAGTCACCCCTGCGCGGCCGCAGCCTCGGCGTGCCGACGGATCGCGCACCCGAACCGGAACCGGAACGGAAGGCCTCCATGCCGGCTCCCGCGCCCGCGCCGGCGCCGGTCGGCGGCGGGATCGCGCAGCTCCCGGCCCCCCCGAAGCCGAAGGAGAACATCGAGGACGATTTCTTCGGCGGCATGGAGAGCGCCCTCTCGTCGATCCAGTCGATCACGCCGCCGCGTCCGACCGGAGGCGATCGATGGGTGAAGGTCGCGGCGATCGGCTTCTTCGGCGTGGCCGTCGCGGTGCTCGTATTCATCATGTTCTTCAGCGACGGCTCGGCCGAGCGCCAGGTGGTCGAGCGCGTCGTCGAACGCGTCGTCGAGGTCGAGAAGGAGAAGATCGTCTACCGGGATCGCGACAACGACCCGATCGCGCTTGGCTCCTCCGACGTCGAGGCGGGCGACGGGGACAAGAAGGGCGGGAAGACCGCCAAGTCGAAGGGTCCGGACAAGACCGGCGCCGGCGAGACCCCGGAGGAGAAGAAGCGGCGCCTCCTCGAGCAGCTCGGCATGGGTGGCACCGGCGCGGACCCGACCCTCGTCGGCGGCGGTTCGTCGGCCGGCGACACCGGCTCCGGCGGCGGCAAGGCGCTGTCGGACAAGGACTTCTCGAGCGCCGTGGGAAAGAACAAGGGCAGCCTGCAGACCTGCTACGAGCAGTCGATGAAGAAGGGGGAGACGCCCGACGATCGCGACATCAAGGTGCTCGTGAAGCTCACGGTGGGCGGCTCCGGCATGGTGAAGAGCGCCGTGGTCGGCGGCCCGGGCGCGGCGTACCCCGGCCTCAAGAGCTGCATCGAGAGGTCGGCGAGGAAGTGGATCTTCCCCGCGAGCTCCGGCGAGTCCGTCGCCGAGTTCCCGTTCCTGTTCACGGCGAAGTGA
- the fabZ gene encoding 3-hydroxyacyl-ACP dehydratase FabZ produces MTERPFVLDSHNIIRILPHKPPAVLIDRVLEVSPGQRVLARKCVTQTDPSILGHYPGLPVFPAGDIIEAMAQACTVPVYATDKFDPATDVVLLVGLNKTKFRRVVVPGDVLEIEAVLSQRRSNVWRFDVKAFVDDFIVAETGLVLSTHARDDIL; encoded by the coding sequence ATGACTGAACGCCCGTTCGTGCTCGACAGCCACAACATCATCCGGATACTCCCGCACAAGCCGCCGGCCGTGCTCATCGACCGCGTGCTGGAGGTGAGCCCCGGGCAGCGGGTGCTCGCGCGCAAGTGCGTCACGCAGACCGATCCGTCGATCCTCGGGCACTACCCCGGCCTCCCGGTGTTCCCGGCGGGGGACATCATCGAGGCGATGGCGCAGGCGTGCACGGTGCCCGTGTACGCGACGGACAAGTTCGATCCCGCGACGGACGTCGTGCTGCTCGTCGGCCTCAACAAGACCAAGTTCCGGCGCGTGGTCGTGCCCGGCGACGTCCTCGAGATCGAGGCCGTGCTGAGCCAGCGCCGCAGCAACGTGTGGCGCTTCGATGTGAAGGCGTTCGTCGACGACTTCATCGTCGCCGAGACCGGCCTCGTCCTGTCGACGCACGCCCGCGACGACATCCTCTAG
- a CDS encoding DUF1287 domain-containing protein: protein MPLAVLAATVSSIALAEPTAVRDTGIWPELDDRVVIDLPQWAKAAFAVSPGRDRDRDGIPDALDVLRGAKKTLLNAARYDTAYYAIPYPNGDVPRDVEACSDVVIRALRNAGIDLQKEIAEDIRRRPKAYPNVTAQKISIDHRRVRNQVVWFARFLTRLGTDADSAHPEAWLPGDIALFDTLSKPGPDHIGVVSDAIGPSGLPLVINNWTFGSTTAEMDLLAFVPVTHHFRMP from the coding sequence TTGCCGCTCGCCGTGCTCGCCGCAACGGTTTCGTCGATCGCCCTGGCCGAGCCGACCGCCGTTCGCGACACGGGCATCTGGCCCGAGCTCGACGACCGCGTCGTCATCGATCTCCCGCAATGGGCGAAGGCCGCCTTTGCCGTGTCGCCGGGCCGCGATCGGGATCGGGACGGCATCCCGGACGCGCTCGACGTGCTCCGCGGCGCCAAGAAGACGCTGCTCAACGCCGCGCGCTACGACACCGCCTACTACGCCATCCCCTACCCGAACGGCGACGTGCCGCGCGACGTCGAAGCTTGCTCGGACGTCGTGATCCGGGCGCTGCGCAACGCCGGGATCGACCTGCAGAAGGAGATCGCGGAGGACATCCGGCGGCGCCCCAAGGCCTACCCCAACGTGACGGCGCAGAAGATCAGCATCGACCACAGGCGCGTGCGCAACCAGGTCGTCTGGTTCGCGCGCTTCCTCACGCGGCTCGGCACGGACGCCGACTCCGCGCACCCCGAGGCGTGGCTGCCGGGCGACATCGCGCTCTTCGACACGCTCTCGAAGCCCGGCCCGGATCACATCGGCGTCGTCTCCGACGCCATCGGCCCGTCCGGCCTGCCGCTCGTGATCAACAACTGGACGTTCGGATCGACGACCGCCGAGATGGATCTCCTCGCGTTCGTGCCGGTGACGCACCACTTCCGGATGCCGTGA
- the bamA gene encoding outer membrane protein assembly factor BamA produces MLRRITWIVAFAWVAAAPCVAGAQAGGGLRPPSILGGGESAFAEEEAEGEAEGDGAPSLGVPEELIGAIVVRVDVTGNKRSGADDIRANIGTRQGMRFEVARVGRDIKSLHQLGLFSDVNVTVAAEAGGVVVTYHVAEKAAVAEVKFEGNDEIDEDDIKEVVDIETNGPLDVPTLHANVQKIRDLYSEKGFFLAEVTYRLDEAPGENNYDVTFVIDEHSAVEVRKITIVGNHALTDAEIQRYMRTRTAGPFSILTDSGKFKRELFDADVTMVQALYWDNGYIDVQVGTPRVELSADRRYIFVSIPVVEGPKYKVGRIRVVERDPAGNEVELLDGRRKVRSMVRTRRGDWFSRTAVMDDVNRITRHYQDHGYAYANVDLKTLGQKDTQIVDLVLEVSRGPMVYFERIEIRGNPKTRDRVIRREMPIHEGDKFSQTGIDISKARITQLGYFESVEVTHGRGSAKDKVIVTVQVAEKHTGQFQVGMGFSTVENFIAQAQVTEQNFLGQGQTVSLQAQMSSMRQVFMFSFWEPYFLDSEWTFAFTVFNMVTAMIDYSKESTGGDVTFGHSLVLRDLKLYLAYALEYDKINTGTDTGLLIGGQRLSSDFNELPLAYLFQEGLSSSVRLTLAYDRRNNRLFPTDGSYNSATVEWASKYIGSAFDFTRYTVSSRWYFPLFWKLVFRINGTWGFIHSNNEEGLAIAQRYRSGGIMDVRGFYPYSLGPRLSMPSSFNPNAEPVSTGINIGGNMRMTFNTEIEFPIVEVVGIKGVVFFDAGNSFNFEDSWCQAGGGRGINKFNDPCNRNPLYLRTSTGFGFRWFSPMGPLRFEWGWPTTTYPGEDNFMFEFTFGNFF; encoded by the coding sequence ATGCTTCGTCGGATAACATGGATCGTCGCGTTCGCGTGGGTTGCCGCCGCGCCGTGCGTGGCGGGCGCCCAAGCGGGCGGCGGGCTCCGGCCGCCTTCGATCCTGGGCGGCGGCGAGAGCGCCTTCGCCGAGGAGGAGGCCGAGGGGGAGGCAGAGGGAGACGGGGCGCCGTCGCTCGGGGTGCCCGAGGAGCTGATCGGGGCGATCGTCGTCCGCGTCGACGTCACCGGCAACAAGCGGTCCGGCGCCGACGACATCCGCGCGAACATCGGGACGCGGCAGGGCATGCGGTTCGAGGTCGCGCGCGTGGGGCGCGATATCAAGTCGCTCCACCAGCTCGGGCTGTTCAGCGACGTCAACGTGACCGTCGCCGCGGAGGCGGGCGGCGTCGTCGTCACGTACCACGTCGCGGAGAAGGCGGCGGTCGCCGAGGTCAAGTTCGAGGGCAACGACGAGATCGACGAGGACGACATCAAGGAGGTCGTGGACATCGAGACCAACGGGCCGCTCGACGTCCCGACGCTCCACGCGAACGTCCAGAAGATCCGGGACCTGTACTCCGAGAAGGGCTTCTTCCTCGCCGAGGTCACGTACCGGCTCGACGAGGCCCCGGGCGAGAACAACTACGACGTCACGTTCGTGATCGACGAGCACTCGGCGGTCGAGGTCCGGAAGATCACGATCGTCGGCAACCACGCGCTGACGGACGCCGAGATCCAGAGGTACATGCGGACGCGGACGGCCGGTCCGTTCTCCATCCTCACCGACTCGGGCAAGTTCAAGCGCGAGCTCTTCGACGCCGACGTCACGATGGTCCAGGCGCTGTACTGGGACAACGGCTACATCGACGTGCAGGTCGGGACGCCGCGCGTCGAGCTCTCCGCGGACCGGCGCTACATCTTCGTGTCGATCCCGGTCGTCGAGGGCCCGAAGTACAAGGTCGGGCGCATCCGGGTGGTGGAGCGCGATCCGGCGGGCAACGAGGTGGAGCTGCTCGACGGGCGCCGCAAGGTGCGATCGATGGTGCGGACGCGCCGCGGCGACTGGTTCTCCCGCACCGCCGTGATGGACGACGTGAACCGGATCACGCGCCACTACCAGGATCACGGCTACGCGTACGCGAACGTCGATCTGAAGACGCTCGGCCAGAAGGACACGCAGATCGTCGATCTCGTCCTCGAGGTCAGCCGCGGCCCGATGGTGTACTTCGAGCGGATCGAGATCCGCGGCAACCCGAAGACGCGCGATCGCGTGATCCGGCGCGAGATGCCGATCCACGAGGGCGACAAGTTCAGCCAGACCGGCATCGACATCTCGAAGGCGCGGATCACCCAGCTCGGATACTTCGAGTCGGTCGAGGTCACGCACGGCCGGGGCAGCGCCAAGGACAAGGTGATCGTGACGGTCCAGGTGGCCGAGAAGCACACCGGCCAGTTCCAGGTCGGCATGGGCTTCTCCACGGTCGAGAACTTCATCGCCCAGGCGCAGGTCACCGAGCAGAACTTCCTCGGGCAGGGCCAGACCGTCTCCCTCCAGGCCCAGATGTCGAGCATGCGCCAGGTGTTCATGTTCAGCTTCTGGGAGCCGTACTTCCTCGACAGCGAGTGGACCTTCGCCTTCACCGTGTTCAACATGGTGACCGCGATGATCGACTACAGCAAGGAGTCCACGGGCGGCGACGTCACGTTCGGGCACTCGCTCGTGCTGCGCGACCTCAAGCTGTACCTCGCGTACGCGCTCGAGTACGACAAGATCAACACCGGCACCGACACCGGGCTCCTCATCGGCGGCCAGCGGCTCTCCTCGGACTTCAACGAGCTGCCGCTCGCGTACCTGTTCCAGGAAGGGTTGAGCTCGAGCGTGCGGCTCACGCTGGCGTACGACAGGCGCAACAACCGCCTGTTCCCGACCGACGGCTCCTACAACTCCGCGACCGTGGAGTGGGCCTCGAAGTACATAGGCTCCGCGTTCGACTTCACCCGCTACACCGTGTCGAGCCGGTGGTACTTCCCGCTGTTCTGGAAGCTCGTCTTCCGGATCAACGGCACCTGGGGCTTCATCCACTCGAACAACGAGGAGGGGCTCGCGATCGCCCAGCGGTACCGCTCCGGCGGCATCATGGACGTCCGCGGGTTCTACCCGTACTCGCTCGGGCCGCGGCTCTCGATGCCGTCGAGCTTCAACCCCAACGCCGAGCCGGTCTCGACCGGCATCAACATCGGCGGCAACATGCGGATGACGTTCAACACCGAGATCGAGTTCCCGATCGTCGAGGTCGTCGGCATCAAGGGCGTCGTCTTCTTCGACGCGGGCAACTCGTTCAACTTCGAGGACTCGTGGTGCCAGGCCGGCGGCGGCCGGGGGATCAACAAGTTCAACGATCCCTGCAACCGGAACCCCTTGTACCTGCGCACCTCGACCGGGTTCGGCTTCCGCTGGTTCTCGCCGATGGGCCCGCTGCGCTTCGAGTGGGGCTGGCCGACGACGACCTACCCGGGGGAGGACAACTTCATGTTTGAATTCACTTTCGGGAACTTCTTCTGA
- a CDS encoding flagellar biosynthetic protein FliR, with product MSVDAALDAAGTGLFLTWFRVAAVLLLVPILAGRPLPFWVALPLAAALSFALWTGAPQRAGAEPLVFAALALREAAAGAVLGLTARVVFSVFDSAGRLVGVAADTAGGRPSSGSPFGPLFSMGGVGAFLLSGGHRALILALDASFGTCALGAWDGAGFDGMVALFSGAFAGAVMIAAPAFAAGLAADAAAAVAVRLAPSSAIEADAPVFRAICVQIAAVAVLAVGVQAGVDFLREGLARAAGAS from the coding sequence GTGAGCGTGGACGCGGCGCTCGACGCGGCGGGGACGGGCCTGTTCCTCACCTGGTTTCGCGTCGCCGCGGTCCTGCTCCTGGTGCCGATCCTCGCGGGCCGTCCGCTGCCCTTCTGGGTGGCGCTCCCGCTGGCCGCGGCGCTGTCGTTCGCGCTCTGGACGGGGGCGCCGCAGCGCGCGGGGGCGGAGCCGCTCGTCTTCGCCGCGCTCGCGCTCCGCGAGGCGGCCGCCGGCGCGGTGCTCGGGCTGACCGCGCGCGTCGTCTTCTCCGTCTTCGACTCCGCCGGGAGGCTCGTGGGGGTCGCGGCGGACACGGCGGGGGGGCGGCCGTCGTCTGGCTCCCCGTTCGGCCCGCTGTTCTCCATGGGCGGCGTCGGCGCGTTCCTCCTTTCGGGCGGTCACCGCGCCCTGATCCTCGCCCTGGACGCCTCGTTCGGGACCTGCGCGCTCGGCGCCTGGGACGGCGCCGGGTTCGACGGCATGGTCGCGCTCTTCTCCGGGGCGTTCGCGGGGGCCGTGATGATCGCGGCTCCCGCCTTCGCCGCCGGGCTCGCCGCGGACGCCGCCGCCGCCGTCGCCGTCCGGCTCGCGCCGAGCTCGGCGATCGAGGCCGACGCGCCCGTCTTCAGGGCGATCTGCGTCCAGATCGCGGCCGTCGCGGTGCTGGCCGTGGGGGTCCAGGCGGGCGTGGACTTCCTGCGCGAGGGGTTGGCCCGCGCGGCGGGCGCTTCTTGA
- the lpxA gene encoding acyl-ACP--UDP-N-acetylglucosamine O-acyltransferase, whose product MGGCAENGASRGAAEAVVGRIDPRAAIDPGARLGPGCSIGPFAVIGRDVVMGAGNVVHAHAVVLGPATLGDGNELFSFAVLGGAPQDLRHRGEPTRLEIGNRNVFREHVTVSRGTAHGGGVTEIGDDCLLMAGSHVAHDCRLGDRVVMANQATLAGHATVGDHAVFGGFVGVGPFVRIGESAMLAAGAMIERDVPPFCIAAGDRAILRGINRVGMRRRGISAEAKEQIKRAFRMLKRRGTPLEEIAEALEADPEITEEARRLAGFLRGAHRGVLR is encoded by the coding sequence ATGGGCGGCTGCGCGGAGAACGGGGCGTCCCGCGGCGCGGCGGAAGCCGTCGTCGGCCGCATCGATCCGCGCGCGGCGATCGACCCGGGCGCGCGCCTCGGCCCCGGCTGTTCGATAGGTCCGTTCGCGGTGATCGGCAGGGACGTCGTGATGGGCGCCGGGAACGTCGTCCACGCGCACGCCGTCGTCCTCGGGCCGGCGACGCTGGGCGACGGCAACGAGCTGTTCTCGTTCGCGGTGCTCGGCGGCGCGCCGCAGGATCTGCGGCACCGCGGCGAGCCGACGCGGCTCGAGATAGGGAACCGGAACGTCTTCCGCGAGCACGTGACCGTGAGCCGCGGGACGGCGCACGGCGGCGGCGTGACGGAGATCGGGGACGACTGCCTCCTCATGGCCGGCAGCCACGTGGCCCACGACTGCCGCCTCGGCGACCGCGTCGTGATGGCGAACCAGGCGACGCTCGCCGGGCACGCGACGGTCGGCGATCACGCGGTGTTCGGCGGCTTCGTGGGCGTGGGCCCGTTCGTCCGGATCGGGGAGTCCGCGATGCTCGCGGCCGGCGCGATGATCGAGCGCGACGTCCCGCCGTTCTGCATCGCGGCGGGCGATCGCGCGATCCTCCGCGGGATCAACAGGGTCGGCATGCGGCGGCGCGGGATCTCCGCCGAGGCCAAGGAGCAGATCAAGCGCGCCTTCAGGATGCTCAAGCGGAGGGGCACGCCGCTCGAGGAGATCGCCGAGGCGCTCGAGGCCGATCCGGAGATCACGGAGGAGGCGCGGCGCCTCGCGGGGTTCCTGCGCGGCGCGCACCGCGGCGTCCTCCGATGA
- a CDS encoding UDP-3-O-(3-hydroxymyristoyl)glucosamine N-acyltransferase — protein sequence MPSYTVARLAESVGGTAQGEAGRVIEGLAALEARAANAISPLLRKSMAGLLADPVPGAVLATPDLAALALERGVPSAIAHADPLVGLARLIDLFHPEEKGAGAIHPSAAVDPLARLHPTVRVGANAVIEAGAEVGEGTWIGPGAVVCGCAAIGRFVRIGPNAVIGHEGFGFAPASPVPIRIRHVGKVVIEDFVDIGACACVDRGTLGCTLVREGAKIDNLVQVGHNAEVGRGALLAAQCGLAGSTRVGDGAMLGGQVGVADHRSVGAGARVAGQSGVTGDIEDGGTVAGTPAMPRVRWLRAIARAARQRRRHD from the coding sequence ATGCCGTCGTACACCGTCGCACGCCTCGCCGAATCGGTCGGCGGGACCGCCCAAGGCGAGGCCGGGCGCGTCATCGAAGGGCTCGCGGCGCTCGAGGCGCGGGCGGCGAACGCCATCTCGCCCTTGCTCCGCAAGAGCATGGCCGGCCTCCTCGCGGATCCGGTCCCCGGCGCGGTGCTCGCGACCCCAGATCTCGCGGCGCTCGCGCTGGAGCGGGGCGTCCCGTCCGCGATCGCGCACGCCGACCCGCTCGTCGGCCTCGCGCGGCTCATCGATCTCTTCCACCCCGAGGAAAAGGGCGCGGGTGCGATCCACCCGTCGGCGGCCGTCGATCCGCTGGCGAGGCTCCACCCGACCGTGCGCGTCGGCGCCAACGCCGTGATCGAGGCCGGCGCCGAGGTGGGGGAGGGCACCTGGATCGGGCCGGGGGCGGTCGTCTGCGGCTGCGCCGCCATCGGCCGCTTCGTGCGGATCGGCCCGAACGCGGTGATAGGCCACGAGGGGTTCGGCTTCGCGCCGGCGTCGCCCGTGCCGATCCGGATCCGGCACGTCGGGAAGGTCGTGATCGAGGACTTCGTCGACATCGGCGCGTGCGCCTGCGTGGACCGCGGCACGCTCGGCTGCACGCTCGTCCGGGAGGGCGCCAAGATCGACAACCTCGTGCAGGTAGGCCACAACGCCGAGGTCGGCCGCGGGGCGCTCCTCGCGGCCCAGTGCGGCCTCGCCGGGTCGACACGGGTCGGCGATGGGGCTATGCTCGGCGGACAGGTCGGCGTCGCGGATCACAGGAGCGTCGGCGCCGGCGCGCGCGTCGCCGGGCAGAGCGGCGTGACGGGCGATATCGAAGACGGCGGGACCGTCGCCGGGACGCCCGCGATGCCGCGTGTGCGATGGTTGCGCGCGATCGCCCGAGCGGCGAGGCAACGGAGGAGACATGACTGA
- a CDS encoding OmpH family outer membrane protein, whose amino-acid sequence MRTTKMGWALMLLVAASAITAEAKAEDVKIAFVDVRRALNETNEGKKAMKKLQGQKDKMQKQIDSKEKEIMKMKETIEKQQNILSKDALQKKAEEYYAAVTELQKMYYEFQQDLGQKEAEATQGILVKMQTILKAMGQAGGYTMIYDASGGAVVWAPAHLDLTDKLIAEYNKKHKG is encoded by the coding sequence ATGAGAACGACCAAGATGGGGTGGGCCCTGATGCTGCTCGTCGCCGCGTCCGCGATCACCGCGGAGGCGAAGGCCGAAGACGTGAAGATCGCCTTCGTCGACGTCCGCCGCGCCCTCAACGAGACGAACGAGGGCAAGAAGGCGATGAAGAAGCTGCAAGGCCAGAAGGACAAGATGCAGAAGCAGATCGACTCCAAGGAAAAAGAGATCATGAAGATGAAGGAGACGATCGAGAAGCAGCAGAACATCCTGAGCAAGGACGCGCTGCAGAAGAAGGCCGAGGAGTACTACGCGGCGGTCACCGAGCTCCAGAAGATGTACTACGAGTTCCAACAGGATCTGGGCCAGAAGGAGGCCGAGGCGACGCAGGGCATCCTCGTCAAGATGCAGACGATCCTCAAGGCGATGGGGCAGGCCGGCGGCTACACGATGATCTACGACGCCTCGGGCGGAGCGGTGGTCTGGGCGCCGGCGCACCTCGACCTCACCGACAAGCTCATCGCCGAGTACAACAAGAAGCACAAGGGCTGA